In Rubrobacter calidifluminis, the following proteins share a genomic window:
- a CDS encoding SDR family NAD(P)-dependent oxidoreductase codes for MDKSSPIYVITGATGGIGGALCRRLARRGARLALAARGEERLQRLAGELDAFSIPLDVSAPGEMERLFQATADEFGRIDGAVNCVGSFLIKPAHLTSHEEFEQTFALNAATAFAMVRAAANHMQDGSVVLLSSVAATTGLANHEAISAAKGAVAALTRSAATSYAPRGLRFNAVAPGLVETRMTERVTRSEASRRASTELHPLGRLGKPEDIASVIEWLLSPEQSWITGQVIGVDGGLSSLHPMPRRSPRS; via the coding sequence ATGGATAAGAGCTCTCCGATCTACGTGATCACCGGAGCCACCGGTGGCATCGGAGGGGCCCTCTGCCGGCGGCTAGCGCGACGGGGGGCACGCCTGGCCCTGGCGGCGAGGGGAGAAGAGCGGCTGCAAAGGCTGGCCGGAGAGCTGGACGCCTTCTCCATCCCCCTCGACGTCTCCGCCCCCGGTGAAATGGAGCGTCTGTTCCAGGCCACAGCCGATGAGTTCGGCCGGATAGACGGGGCGGTCAACTGCGTGGGATCCTTCTTGATAAAACCGGCCCACCTCACCAGCCACGAGGAGTTCGAACAGACCTTCGCTCTCAACGCAGCCACCGCGTTCGCGATGGTCCGGGCGGCGGCAAACCACATGCAGGACGGCTCGGTGGTGCTCCTCTCCTCGGTGGCCGCCACCACGGGCCTGGCCAATCACGAGGCGATCTCAGCCGCAAAAGGTGCCGTCGCGGCGCTGACGCGCTCGGCCGCAACCTCCTACGCCCCTCGCGGCCTGAGGTTCAACGCGGTGGCCCCCGGGCTGGTCGAGACCCGGATGACCGAGAGGGTCACCCGCAGCGAGGCCTCACGAAGGGCCTCGACCGAGCTGCACCCGCTCGGTCGCCTCGGGAAGCCGGAGGACATAGCCTCCGTGATCGAGTGGCTGCTCTCGCCGGAGCAGAGCTGGATCACGGGACAGGTCATCGGGGTGGACGGCGGACTCTCCTCGCTCCACCCCATGCCACGCAGATCACCCCGCAGCTGA
- a CDS encoding CPBP family intramembrane glutamic endopeptidase, whose translation MTAVSNLVAALMVGGLALWAQWARKSRAAEISLWILILALSFLTLLVGILLVAMSISGTAPEIVPGRLIHIETAGLLVAGVAGLCLCVPPLLKILGTSRGGRLSEPPVFFALWLFVMVLFTNNLVGILGFEQVTRLGTHSLGEEGRLSPAAVLGTELPFVVVAVCGVGLGVRRDVRQTLARLGYGRPTLRGLAAAALFVVLALLLAPVADHLFTALQPGLSRRVGHLSTNLFGAGGLGPLHAVLFALLLGIGAALGEETLFRGAVQPVLGIPLTSVLFASMHLEYGPSIILVYLFLISAGLGLLRRQANTTVSFTAHAAYNVLSVLIPYFLAGS comes from the coding sequence GTGACAGCTGTATCCAACCTGGTCGCAGCTCTCATGGTCGGTGGGCTCGCCCTGTGGGCTCAGTGGGCCCGCAAGAGCCGGGCCGCCGAGATCTCGCTCTGGATACTCATCCTGGCCCTCTCCTTCCTCACCCTCCTGGTCGGCATCCTGCTCGTGGCGATGAGCATCTCGGGCACAGCGCCGGAGATCGTCCCGGGGCGTCTGATCCACATAGAGACGGCCGGGCTGCTGGTGGCAGGCGTGGCAGGACTCTGCCTGTGCGTACCCCCGCTGCTGAAGATACTCGGCACGAGCCGCGGGGGCAGGCTCTCCGAGCCGCCGGTCTTCTTCGCGCTGTGGCTCTTCGTCATGGTGCTGTTCACCAACAACCTGGTGGGCATCCTGGGCTTCGAGCAGGTCACGCGCCTCGGGACACATTCTCTGGGTGAGGAGGGGCGGCTCTCTCCCGCCGCCGTTCTGGGCACCGAGCTCCCGTTCGTGGTCGTCGCCGTATGCGGTGTCGGGCTGGGGGTCCGGCGCGACGTGCGCCAGACGCTCGCGCGTTTGGGGTACGGCAGGCCGACCCTCAGGGGGCTGGCTGCGGCCGCCCTGTTCGTGGTCTTGGCCCTCCTGCTGGCGCCCGTTGCCGACCACCTCTTCACCGCGCTCCAGCCCGGGCTCAGCCGCAGGGTCGGGCACCTCTCGACCAACCTGTTCGGGGCAGGTGGGCTAGGGCCTCTGCACGCCGTCCTCTTCGCCCTGCTGCTCGGGATAGGTGCCGCGCTGGGTGAGGAAACGCTCTTCCGCGGCGCGGTGCAGCCCGTTTTGGGGATCCCGCTCACCTCAGTACTCTTCGCCTCGATGCACCTGGAGTACGGCCCCTCCATAATCCTCGTCTATCTGTTCCTGATCTCGGCGGGGCTCGGGCTGCTGCGGCGCCAGGCGAACACCACGGTGAGCTTCACCGCCCACGCCGCCTACAACGTGCTGAGCGTGCTCATACCCTATTTCCTCGCCGGCTCGTAG
- a CDS encoding helix-turn-helix domain-containing protein yields the protein MKVEMQPRRERTDLLAAIGETLRAERNARGLTLRQVAERSHISVSYLAEIERGEKDPSSRVLESVAHGLGIEVSELLVRIAVALEPAPLLPVTESLAAA from the coding sequence ATGAAGGTGGAGATGCAACCCCGGCGGGAGAGAACCGACCTCCTCGCGGCCATAGGCGAGACCCTGAGGGCCGAGCGCAACGCCCGCGGTCTCACCCTGCGCCAGGTCGCCGAGCGCTCCCACATCTCCGTCTCGTACCTGGCGGAGATAGAGCGCGGGGAGAAGGACCCCTCCTCGCGCGTGCTCGAGAGCGTGGCCCACGGCCTCGGAATCGAGGTTAGCGAGCTGCTCGTCCGCATAGCGGTCGCCCTGGAGCCTGCCCCGCTGCTGCCCGTTACGGAGTCCCTCGCGGCCGCCTGA
- a CDS encoding deoxyribonuclease IV has product MTISLLVSILATLPSSAISGLLLGVSSSSLMGLYLPERDVQAGTISFVDSAERRKNRVGRHLPTSGGLMRTLERAKKMELEALQIFVSNPQSWAAPVERSEADDFVRGLRRLGISPAVAHAKYLINLSSRDEALRERSIRALAFEMSAAGGLGLDLVVVHCGSHGGEGNERALERLVEGLERAREESLRLTPSPAGIAIENSVGAGTQICSSLPELALAARRAHVGVCLDTAHAFAAGYDLSNAAAADRLAGEVRGLFDDSLALLHLNDAANERGSHRDGHRRIGEGRVPLEAWRGLLAGLPGVPVVMETPYATPEVDAGQVRLVKRLAGELPKEPG; this is encoded by the coding sequence ATGACGATCTCGTTGTTGGTGAGTATTTTGGCGACCTTGCCTTCGAGTGCCATCTCAGGATTGCTCCTTGGGGTATCCAGCAGTTCCCTGATGGGATTATATCTGCCGGAGCGTGATGTTCAGGCCGGTACAATCTCGTTCGTGGACTCTGCAGAGAGAAGGAAGAACAGGGTGGGCCGTCACCTTCCGACGTCGGGCGGTCTGATGAGGACACTCGAGCGGGCGAAAAAGATGGAGCTCGAGGCGTTGCAGATCTTCGTCTCCAATCCCCAGTCCTGGGCGGCACCCGTGGAGAGGTCCGAGGCGGACGATTTCGTGCGTGGTCTGCGGCGACTCGGGATCAGTCCGGCGGTGGCGCACGCGAAGTACCTGATCAACCTGTCCTCCCGTGACGAGGCGTTGCGGGAGCGCAGCATACGGGCGCTCGCGTTCGAGATGTCAGCCGCCGGCGGGCTGGGGCTCGATCTGGTGGTGGTCCACTGCGGGAGCCATGGTGGGGAGGGGAATGAACGGGCTCTGGAGCGGCTCGTGGAGGGCCTCGAGAGGGCGCGGGAGGAGTCCCTGCGGCTCACGCCCTCTCCGGCCGGCATCGCGATAGAGAACTCTGTCGGAGCGGGCACCCAGATCTGCTCGTCTCTGCCCGAGCTTGCGCTCGCCGCGCGGAGAGCACACGTCGGGGTGTGCCTTGACACCGCGCACGCCTTCGCCGCCGGATACGACCTCTCGAATGCCGCGGCGGCTGATCGCCTGGCTGGCGAGGTTCGCGGGTTGTTCGATGATTCGCTCGCGCTCCTGCATCTCAACGATGCGGCCAACGAGCGCGGCAGCCATAGGGACGGGCACCGGCGCATAGGGGAGGGGCGGGTGCCGCTGGAGGCGTGGCGCGGCCTGCTCGCGGGCCTGCCCGGCGTCCCGGTCGTGATGGAGACGCCATATGCGACGCCCGAGGTCGATGCCGGGCAGGTCCGGCTCGTGAAGCGGCTCGCCGGGGAGTTGCCAAAGGAGCCCGGCTAA
- a CDS encoding rhomboid family intramembrane serine protease: MLATQPPQILQLGELRPALVARGQLYRMLTSMFLHAGMTHIALNMVSLYFLGSFAEPSFGRARYLAMYFLSGLASGIAYLYFGGFDTAVVGASGAIFGLVGGILGYALRRGAFSWENPIVRQLIVLTALNLWIGFSIPHISNTAHIGGLAGGALYGWLMAPSLYSSKPGRAIAPVATVLGIELLLLGLWLFST; the protein is encoded by the coding sequence GTGCTCGCCACCCAGCCCCCGCAGATCCTCCAGCTCGGTGAGCTGCGTCCGGCCCTGGTCGCCCGGGGACAGCTCTACAGGATGCTGACGAGCATGTTCCTGCACGCCGGGATGACGCACATCGCCCTGAACATGGTCTCGTTGTATTTCTTGGGGTCGTTCGCCGAGCCCTCCTTCGGGCGGGCACGTTACCTGGCGATGTACTTCCTGAGCGGCCTCGCGAGCGGGATAGCCTACCTCTACTTCGGTGGCTTCGATACGGCCGTGGTCGGGGCGTCCGGAGCCATCTTCGGTCTGGTCGGCGGCATCCTGGGCTATGCACTGCGGCGCGGAGCCTTCTCCTGGGAGAACCCCATAGTCCGCCAGCTCATCGTCCTCACCGCGCTCAACCTGTGGATCGGCTTCTCGATCCCCCACATAAGCAACACGGCGCACATCGGAGGTCTGGCGGGCGGGGCCCTCTACGGCTGGCTGATGGCCCCGTCCCTCTACTCGAGCAAGCCGGGCAGGGCCATAGCACCTGTAGCCACGGTCTTGGGAATCGAGCTGTTGCTGCTCGGCCTCTGGCTCTTTTCTACTTGA
- the yidD gene encoding membrane protein insertion efficiency factor YidD — MRALAYILIAAIRLYQRFVSPAFPPSCRFYPSCSEYAVQAIRRYGPFKGTLMAGWRLLRCNPFCKGGYDPVK; from the coding sequence ATGAGAGCTCTCGCCTACATCCTGATAGCGGCCATCAGACTCTACCAGCGGTTCGTGTCCCCGGCCTTCCCGCCGTCGTGCCGCTTCTACCCGAGCTGCTCGGAGTACGCCGTGCAGGCGATCCGCAGGTACGGCCCCTTCAAGGGTACGCTCATGGCGGGCTGGCGCCTCCTGCGCTGCAACCCGTTCTGCAAGGGCGGCTACGACCCGGTCAAGTAG